The nucleotide window CCCGCCGACGGGCCCCGCCGACCCCCCCGTCCGCTCCCAACGGCAGGTCAGCCCAACCCAGCAGCCGGAAGATGATCCCCGGCCGTCGCCCTCCACATCGGTGACTGAGTCGGCGGTCAGGCAGCGGCAGTCGGCCCAAACGGTAAGGAGCAGCAGCGGCCGCGCTTCGATTCCTCTCAAATCCAACACCAATAGGTACTCCTGGAGCCACACCACTGCTTACATTCTCGCTTCTTATCACAATTCGATAAAATGCCATCAATACATCAAAGATGGAATGTCATCTCTGAAGAAATTCAGTGAGATTCAGGCTATCAGAGGTACACCAACTTATAGGTCTTTCAGTAGTCTGATGTTTGGGGGCATCTGTTCCAGGCCGCTAGGACATTCAAGAAGATAGAAATGAATGAGCTTCCTCATTGCACTTATACATTCAGGTAACCGCTGCGGATTCCAACAACTATTGAGCCTCAATGTTTGCAAGCGTAGATACTGAATCTGGCAATCTAACAATGCAAGACTCAGATAGGTCAAGATACCGTAAATGTTTTTGCATTTATGATCTGGCAATTGGTAACAGAAGAACTGTCACAACACAATGCTCTTAACGACATCGTATTTAACTCCTTAAGATCCGTGTATCTGTCTGGTTCATTAACAAAGTGCAGAGAGGTGTTGTGCTTCTGAATAATCCACTCATTTGTTCCAATTCAGACTTTGGCATGCTCCATTCATACTTTGGAATCTGTATATGACGGGCGTCTTCTAACAATACTTTCTGTTGAACCAACTCTTCTAAGTTGCATATTCATCTGCGATGAAAACAAATTCTCCTTCCTATGGCAAATCCATTGTAACCTCTTCTTGAAGAAAAACATTAGCCATCCATACTTGGATCAGTATGTCTTTTTTCATCTCGTAGTCCTTGGGAAAGACAACACAGAGGCAGAGCATTGCTTCGTTTCAGATGTCAAGTGTCTGTAGCTCAATTTCAGTATGCTTAGGACCATTCCTGTACTTGCCTTGGTCATTATCCCCAATGTTGCTATTTTCTATGACCTGCCATTCCTGCACTTGTTGTTTACAGATCATCAAGCCAGCCATCGTCTACAGAGCAAAAGGCAACCCCCTGCATTTCTTGACAATACGTCTGCCAATGGTGACCAACTCTTCACATGGCCTTCTTCTCAGCAAGCCGTACGTGCGAAGCGGTCTGGAGAGGAACTACTATGAAGTGGAGTTGAGTCTCACATGGAGTGGAGTTGAGATCGAGAAGGGAGGGACTATTATGAAGTGGAATTATTGAGATGGAGAAGAATTATTGGAGACAGAAACTGCGTGTTGCTGCCCTGCGCTATCTAGTACAATTATGAAGGGGAGGGACGCAGAGAGCTGGTCCTGCTCCTCCACAATGACAGACAGTGAGTGTTGCTGCCTAGTACAATTATTGAGATGGAGAAGAATTATTGGAGACAGAAACCGCGTGCGTGCATGGTCGATGTTCTGACCTGTGGGCCAGCATGCATGTACGTGGGTTCCAAAAAGCTTCAAAAATCAGTGTGAACAAATGAGGCCCTCTCAAGTCTCAACCAATATTGACGCCAAGAAGCAGTCTAGGCAAGCGCGTGTTGGTGGGAAGAAGCAGCGATTCTGCCATGGATCGATCTTGCTGTTAATTGGTCTCGGCCGTGCGCGAAGTTGGTGAAGCAAGCAGAGATATCAAATATGCTCCAATAATAGTATGAATACCCTGATCCATAATGCAAGGCTTGGGGCCGGCTATGTATTAGTTGGCTTGAAAAATATTGGGCTCATTCCATTCCCATTCCCTACCCTTACGCCAGCGACGCCGCAGCCGTCGTCTCTTTTCGTATTTCCCTTCTCTATGCGGTAGAAACAGCTCAGCATGATGAAGGCATCCATCCCCTTCTAGTTAGATAACATGTTTCAAAGCAACAGAAACTgaatcttcagttcttcaccaACCTGCATAGATGATCAATTCCAAAGTGCATATACAATTTTTTTACTTTTACGTTGTCACAGCTCAAATTCTTCAAACAATATTTTTGATAGGTTATTGGTTTCGTTTTTTGTTTGTCACAGAGCCAGTTCATGCCAGGACGCGTTTAGGCTACAAGACTCGGGCAACACCCTCGACACAAGAAGGCACTCGAAATTGATGAATCTGAAGATCACTCTGAAACTTTGGTAGCTTATTAAGTTTCTTAACTCCAGCTTACAACATTTCTTGTATTTCTGTGGTCACACTTTTGCTTGTCTTCCGAGGGAGCTTTGGTGTTGACATGCACGGAATTTGCATTTGTAGTATTCATAGAAACAGATATTCGTGGGTATTATACTGATATTTATGACTTACTGACATTGCCAAATTACGAGGGAGCTTTCAAGGGAGCTTTTCTTATTTGTGACTTACTGACATTGCCAAATTACGCCGATGATTATTATACTGATGTTTTTTCTCTCTCTGAAAAAGTGAGTGCTATGGCTTGCTACTGTTTCGTGTGTTGCCATTTACCATTGAAGCCATTGCCATGAGGGTTGGTGGAAGCCTCATGAAAGCTTGGTGCAAGCCTCGTGATTGACCTGACCAGCTAAGGTACACAtgatttttaaaaaaaaaactgAAACTGTGGGGTGGCCTTTGACAGTAGCACATGGTATTTATGGTAGTTCTGTCCCAATGTGAACTTAGGTGAGCCCAAATGGACTTCCCCGTCAGCTTCAGTCAGCAGAACACTTGGCCTTTCAGTTCTATACATACATCCTCTCTTCTCCAAATTATTCATTCTTCTTCTCCATGGCTCCCCTCTACATACTACTCGGTCTTCTCCTATTGCACACTGCTCCTTGGTGCTTCTCTGCAGCTGTAGATGAGGACACTCTCATGGCAGGCCAAGCGCTCGCCGTTGGTGACAAGCTCGTCTCCAGGAACGGCAAGTTCGCCCTTGGCTTCTTCCAGCCAGCAGCAAGCAGCAGTATCAGTAAGTCGTCCCGCAACGCCACCTCCTCAAGATCCAGCTGGTACCTTGGCATATGGTTTAATAAAATCCCAGTTTTGACTACTGTGTGGATCGCTAATAGAGAGGAGCCCATCACCCACCCCAACCTCAACTCAGCACAGCTCAAGATCTCAAACGATGGCAATCTTGCCATCGTAGTAAACCATGGTAGCAACACTCAATCTATAGTTTGGTCCACTCATATTGTCAATAATAGGACACACAACAGCCTAAACATCACTAGCGCTGCCGTTCTCTTGAATAGTGGAAACCTTGTCCTCAAAGAGAGCCCATCATCTGACTTATCGGTGTGGCAGAGCTTCGACAACCCAACAGATGTTTGGCTTGCTGGTGCCAAGTTTGGCAGGAACAAGGTCACCGGTTTTAGTCGTTATGGGATCTCAAAGAAGAGCCTCATTGATCCAGGTCTCGGCTCATACAGTATTGAACTAGAAGGCACCAGGGGGATTGTCCTTAAGCACCGTAACCCCTCCATAGAATACTGGCTTTATGCATCCTCCACAGCAGCATCGTTGGTACCAGTAGTCAATTCACTGCTAAGTTTGGATCCTCGGACTAAAGGTTTATATAACCTAGTATATGTCAATGATGACCAAGAAGAGTACTACATGTATACTTCACATGATGAATCATCTTCCATGTTTGTCTCACTAGACATCTCTGGTCAGATAAAGTTGAATCTTTGGTCCCAAGCAAATCAGTCTTGGCAAACAATATATGCCCAGCCTGATGATCCCTGTGATCCACCTGCTGCCTGTGGACCTTTCGCGGTATGCAGAGGCAAGCCGCATCCATCATGTGACTGTATGGAGAGCTTCTCTAAGAAGTCACCGCATGATTGGGAGTTTGAGGATCGAATAGGAGGATGCATCAGGAATACACCATTACATTGCACTACTTCAAAGAACATCACAAGTTCAACAGACATTTTCCATCCCATTGCGCAAGTTACACTGCCCTACAACCCACAAAGCATAGCTGTTGCTACCACTCAGAGCAAATGCGAAGAAGCTTGTCTCAGTTCATGTTCCTGCACTGCTTATTCCTATAAAGATAACAGATGCTCTGTCTGGAATGGAGAATTGCTTAGTGTAAATCTGGATGATGGCATCGATAACACTTCCAAAGATGTTCTTTATCTCCGCCTTGCTGCCAAAGATTTCTCAGCAAAtttaagaaaaaagaaaagaaaaccaaatGTTGGAGTTGTTACTGCTGCAAGCATTATTGTTGTTGTGTTACTAATGCTCATGCTGTTGCTACTGATTTGGAGGAATAAATGCGAGTGGTGTGGTTTGCTGCCAATATACTCTGACAATCAAGGGAGTGCTGGTGGGATTGTACCCTTTAGATACACTGATTTAGTTCGTGCTACTAAAAAATTCTCAGAAAAGCTGGGAGGAGGTGGTTTTGGTTCAGTATACAAGGGAGTGTTAAGTGACTCAAAGACTACTATAGCAGTCAAAAGGCTTGATGGTGCCCATCAAGGAGAGAAG belongs to Triticum urartu cultivar G1812 unplaced genomic scaffold, Tu2.1 TuUngrouped_contig_10553, whole genome shotgun sequence and includes:
- the LOC125526588 gene encoding G-type lectin S-receptor-like serine/threonine-protein kinase At2g19130 translates to MAPLYILLGLLLLHTAPWCFSAAVDEDTLMAGQALAVGDKLVSRNGKFALGFFQPAASSSISKSSRNATSSRSSWYLGIWFNKIPVLTTVWIANREEPITHPNLNSAQLKISNDGNLAIVVNHGSNTQSIVWSTHIVNNRTHNSLNITSAAVLLNSGNLVLKESPSSDLSVWQSFDNPTDVWLAGAKFGRNKVTGFSRYGISKKSLIDPGLGSYSIELEGTRGIVLKHRNPSIEYWLYASSTAASLVPVVNSLLSLDPRTKGLYNLVYVNDDQEEYYMYTSHDESSSMFVSLDISGQIKLNLWSQANQSWQTIYAQPDDPCDPPAACGPFAVCRGKPHPSCDCMESFSKKSPHDWEFEDRIGGCIRNTPLHCTTSKNITSSTDIFHPIAQVTLPYNPQSIAVATTQSKCEEACLSSCSCTAYSYKDNRCSVWNGELLSVNLDDGIDNTSKDVLYLRLAAKDFSANLRKKKRKPNVGVVTAASIIVVVLLMLMLLLLIWRNKCEWCGLLPIYSDNQGSAGGIVPFRYTDLVRATKKFSEKLGGGGFGSVYKGVLSDSKTTIAVKRLDGAHQGEKQFRAEVSSVGLIQHINLVKLIGFCCEGDHRLLVYEHMLNGSLDGHLFKKRNAAVLNWNTRYQIALGVAKGLSYLHQSCHKCIIHCDIKPENILLDASFVPKVADFGLAAFVGRDFSRILTSFRGTTGYLAPEWLSGVAVTPKIDVYGFGMVLLEIMSGRRNSSPETSHYTNSSSNVDQHVGYFPVQTISKLHSGDVKSLVDPQLHGDFNLEEAERVCKVACWCIQDNEFDRPTMGEVVRVLEGLQEIDVPPMPRLLAALTEQSGAAILM